TATCTTGTTTTTGTACCGGCGGCTATTCAACCGTATCGGCTGCTTCCGGCAGGGGAGCCGGGGATATCTGTGCGTTCCGAATCCGGACCACCGTCAATTCATCAGAACGACGTTTGCGGGAGAGTTGAATCACCAGTGACTGATTACTGGCTTCCCCATAAATCCAAAGTTCGTTGATTTTCCCGCCCGAGATACTCCGGCCAATCTGGCTGGGTGCCCCCAGTACTTTTTTCACCTGATCCCGGTTCATCCCTGCGACCACAGTCCCGTTTCGAATCGCTTTGCGAATGGGGTCATCCCGAAACTCTTTGACTTCTTGCGGGTTAAGCCAATGATCTTTCTGCAACATGAATCCCAGTCTTGCCAGCAGGATGGATGCTTCCGTCGATTTGGGATTCAATTCCCAGGCGCGCAACAACACTTTGGCAGCGGTCTCTTTATCGTCGGTCAGCTCTATCAGATCACGGGCCAGCCGCACACGGCCATCTGCATCGTTAGGATCCAGTTTTTTACGGCGGGATTCAATCCAGTTTACCAGCGTCTGCCTGGCTTTGTCTTTATTTCCCCGCCTCTGAAATTCCTGGGACAGATCAAGCAGATACTGTCGTGGTAATTCGTCAACACGATTAAAATCGAAATCGAGCTGCATATTCTGATAATTCTGAACCAGATCAGTCCGTTCCGGAAGTTCTTTGGCAATGGCCGCCGCAATTTCAAAACCGTTGCTCCCCCCTTTCGCCAGGTTTTTCAGAATGCTGTTGAGCACGATCTCAGCATAGAACCAGCGCATTAATCGGTTTTGTTTTACCTCGTCTGACTTCTGAAAAACCTCGTTCTGATTTTTCAGGTACTGCTGGCGTTCCGGGGGATTATCTTTGTCTTGAGGTGTTTTCGCGGTCGGGAAGAATTTCAGAATCTGACTGAGCAGCGGCTTCTCATCCGCCTGGGGTTGTTTCTGCAGTTCTTTCCATTCGAGTACCAGTGCCTCGTGCTCCAGTTCCCGAGAGAATTGTGGATTCAGCTTGTATTCGCGAACACGGTTAGCCAGCTTAAGCAGGGTTTCCGGTTGCTTGACGATCAGCTGGTTATACTCCGCTTTCACTCCCTTGCGATACGCTTCCTGTGCCTTTTTTTTCAGTTCGTCATCGTTATAAAATTCTGCCCGGTTGCTGGCCCAGTCTCCCAGGGAATACCATTCGCGCGGATCGGTCAGATCAATTTTGGATTCTTCCGTGACGAAATACTCCATGTCGTCCGGCATTTTTTTCAGGTTGGTAATCTTGAACAGGATGCGACCATTCTCTCGCGCCAGTTGTCCGGTGACTTCCACATTTTGCACGGAGTTATCCAGCTTCGGAGTCTTGCCGGCATAATAAAAAGGGATCGGGCAGTTGCGAAATCGCAGGGACAGCGAATTGAAAGTGGAGATCCTGCCTTCCAGCGTCTGGGGGACTCCAAGCAGCTTATCCCATTTTTCGCGCTGGCTGACAAAATTCTGAATGCTGCGGTCGGCGGCACGGGAAACAGTCTGAACGCCGAGCAAAGCCAGCAACAGGATTAAGCATCGCAGGTACTTTTCTGTGTTCCTCATTCTGTCAGCCCCAGATAGCGGGTTTGTTGATTCAGGATCTTTTGGACCTGCTCGCGGGTTTGAAACTCATCGAACTCAATGCCGAGCAGTTTGTAAAGTTTCAGATGCGACCAGAGAAAAGCGGTTTCGCCATTTAACTCGATAATGCCGGTATCGGGACGACTGGCATCCTGATGAAAGCCGGCAATTTGAGCCGCAAAAATGACGGGCTGCCCCTGATGCGTTTCCAGATATTTTTCAAACGCCGGTGAAGTCAGTTCCAGGTAAAGCGTGTATTCATCCAGCAGCACGGGCAGATTCAATCGATACCGGG
The sequence above is a segment of the Gimesia algae genome. Coding sequences within it:
- a CDS encoding tetratricopeptide repeat protein; amino-acid sequence: MRNTEKYLRCLILLLALLGVQTVSRAADRSIQNFVSQREKWDKLLGVPQTLEGRISTFNSLSLRFRNCPIPFYYAGKTPKLDNSVQNVEVTGQLARENGRILFKITNLKKMPDDMEYFVTEESKIDLTDPREWYSLGDWASNRAEFYNDDELKKKAQEAYRKGVKAEYNQLIVKQPETLLKLANRVREYKLNPQFSRELEHEALVLEWKELQKQPQADEKPLLSQILKFFPTAKTPQDKDNPPERQQYLKNQNEVFQKSDEVKQNRLMRWFYAEIVLNSILKNLAKGGSNGFEIAAAIAKELPERTDLVQNYQNMQLDFDFNRVDELPRQYLLDLSQEFQRRGNKDKARQTLVNWIESRRKKLDPNDADGRVRLARDLIELTDDKETAAKVLLRAWELNPKSTEASILLARLGFMLQKDHWLNPQEVKEFRDDPIRKAIRNGTVVAGMNRDQVKKVLGAPSQIGRSISGGKINELWIYGEASNQSLVIQLSRKRRSDELTVVRIRNAQISPAPLPEAADTVE